acaggtCATActctgattaattttttttttctttttatctcatctttttttgtcattcaggATGTATAAAGATAGTGAACCTCCAGGGCCGGTTAAAATCCAGCCGGAAGTTGTCCGCTGAGCTCACCTTCAACTTCCAGATCGAAGCTATAGGTAACGGACGGAAAACAGGCTAGCTGATTAAGAAAGcttttgaaacaaattattattacagtaatgtggaaaaaaacatgactttcaATTAAATATCctattgttttaaagaaatgttcacaTATCAATGACCGATTCCAATTTTCTGGAATAGGaatcggtaacactttatttgatagggtgtgcataagacttcTTCCTGTTATGAACCGGAagaagtctttatgaatgtttatttggtaaataattgcatttttaatgcaaagttgctttaaaagtgccatatttgcattaaagtgtcaaaGTTGGTACCTCTAATgtacttttaatgcaactttgcattgaaggtgtcattatttaccgaatgactcttcatgacaacagtcataaacattcataaagaactccttcatgttcataacaggtgttatgtcgtatttatgacagtgtcatgtcagccTTGTGCACATCCCTTCATATAAAGCATTGCCTAGGAATCTTATCTAATTGcacattaacaacaaaaaataactttgtttttgtcatggATAAAATCTAAGGCCTCTAGCGCAGGAAAAGGTTAGGACACCCTACCCCCGAATAACAAGTATGTCTGTAGACGTTTCCaaaggaagacattttttaagGATTACGCCTGATTGGACAAAATTAACGTCTGTCGTTCAACTTTTTCTTACTTGTCCAGCACTGGACTTTCAATTATCTATTTAGTTTCACGATAAAAGCCttatttttgataaaagcaaaatgaacGTCTTCTTTTTCCGCAGTTTGTCTTCAGGACAGTGTTCTGGCCTTCTGGAGACACGGCATGCAAGGTCGAAGTTTCAAGACTAATGAGGTTAGTCTGACCTTTTAGAGCTGACCTGTGTTTTTACAGTAGAATGTACTTTATTGAACCCCAAGAGGAAATTGCTTTTTCcactctgaaataaaaaattaagatcaCGATAGAGTTGTGGGAGATGTTTACCACTAGATAGTAAGGCAATAAGCTTTTTCCTCTCTGGTAATAAAAACTCTAGCTTTGTAGATTGTATGTAATTGTGACACTCCCGACTAATCACTCTAGATTTATCCGGTCAGATTGTTTTGCTCAGAAACGAGAAGTTAGTAACAGTACCATCATGCCTGTTAAGATTAACCGCTAAGTCTAAACAGGGAATAAAACCTAGTGGAAATATGAGGCTGACTCATTGTAGAGTTTTTAACCAGTCTGTAGATTTCAGTCTGCAAATTTCTGTCCACTTTCTGTCTACCTTGAATCGACAagaatctgtttgttttttttccctagaTCACGCAAGAGATCTGTGACAACACACGCATCTTCAGACTACTGGGATCAGACAGGTGAGAAAGGCGTCCAGTTTCACTGTTGCACGTTTTCAGATAGACATGAACGGTCACGGCTGGAAAATGCTAAGAGTACAAAGTGTAAATCTCTGTTTTCTGTGCATAGTTCCTTGCAAAAGTGCcctgaacattttcactttttgtgattttttttacaactgcagactttgatgtattttatataaatgacCAAGTATGGCGTGTGTTTGCTTTTTACCTCCCTTTACTCCTGTGTTACACCTAAACAAATGAAATCCAGTGTAATCAATTCCCTTTACGAATCACTACAAAAGTAAACGTCGTCCACTACGCGAGATTAACAAATGCTTCTGTTCTGTGAACacctcagatgtttgtttttgaggaCAGTGTATTTTTGAAAATCTCATCTAAACTGTTCCATCCATCATCTGACAATTGAGAGATTGTGGAACAATTACAGATATACTACAATATACATCTGTAGCAACTAAAAggccaaaagaaaaatgtttaaattgtctccATTACAGTCCTCACTGTGATTGAAACACTCATAAATCCGGACAATAGACCTTGAGGTTTGACTTTGGAAACCAATGATTTGGAATATAGTAGCTTCATGTCTTATAATGGCCCATCCAAAGTCAGGACTTGAACCCAACTGAAAACGAATGCCTCAAGCTTCAAATGTACTACACCACCTCAAAATCGCACTAAAATGCAATGAAGTGGTtgtaataagaaaaatgttcacaGGGCATGGttacttttgcaaggtgctgCAGATCCTCTTAAACCAGTTTTTGGTTTCTTGTCCTCATCGATGTGTGTTAACGTAGCCATATCAGAACACACAACACAATTCCCAAACATAAAACTATCACTAGCAAAGaagttctgtaaaaaaaaacaaacgataATAAGTTGGGAACAAATGTTGTAGAAATTTCTGTTCAACTTTTAAGCATTTCTTTTAAGTGTGAAAAGTCTGACTTGCcatccacacacaaacacaccattaACATCCTCTCTGCTGCCTTCTCGCTGAAGACGAGCTGACGGTAGAGACCCAGACTCTGAGGACAGAGGCCGCTCTCTGCCCAGGTACAAGCACCGCTCaccagcttttttaaaaattttattttttttgttctttcggGATTCCTTACAAATTCCTCTTAAACGTTCTGGAAGATTCTGGTGTCTACCTTACTACTGATCCTCTTGAGTCCAAATAAGGGATGATGTCTCACGTTACAAATCTATTACTCTGTTCAAGGTGTCGTTTGGGGTGACCagccatttttttcccttctccaAATAACATCCTTCAGCCGATTTCTCCATGGGTTGCTGATTGACCGGACGTTCCTGCATTAAATCCTGTTTCTTTATCATTCCTTTTACTCTTTTGATTCATGGAAATCATGCCgtattcttgtttttctttatttttttatttaaattaaccGCGTGTGTTTCAGGGTGGTGGTGTTGGAGAGCCGGCCGACGGACAACCCCACAGCCCACAGCAACCTCTACATCCTGGCGGGCCACGAGAACAGCTACTGAGTCCCCTCCCCCCTCCTGACCCTCGCACTTTCGCCGCAGCGCCGTCTAAACACCCAACCGCTACCGCAGACAAGGGAACGATGACACGAGCCGGTAGTCACTTTCATCCCAGCACCGCAGCTTAACCCCCTTTCGCCCGCCTGCTTGGTAACGTGACCGGGAGACTAGGAGAATTTGTGAATGCAGATGTTTGCACCCTTTTAAACTGcatccgtgtgtgtgtgtgtgtatgtgaaaGGTGTTAGTTCGGGGAGGGACTTCTCTTGGATTTGTTTATGTCAAAGCAGAGTCTAAACACTCGGCGTGAAGACGCAGCTTCCCACCTTTCCCTGCAAGACTGCACATGGAGTATAGAAACATCCAGAATACACACCAATGCTACACTAGTTCTTCTTGTAATACTACTGCTGTCTGTGCCGAAGCTTCATAGAAGGGCCATTATGCCCCAGAAATTCACCCCTGACCCCCTTTTGtctttcctccattttttttgttttttgttttaacggTCCCTTTATTTATTGTGGCATGGCGTAACTTTATTAACAAGGACGGCTTTCTTCATTTGtcgtaaaatgtttgttttaaaggccaaaaaaaaaaaaattcaaaaaaagaaaccagactaaaaacttttggtttttttgccaCTTTCGCTAACGATAAAACCCCAGTACCCGTCACTACACCACACAAGTGCTTATTAAACCCTTATTTAATTctttgtaaatacttttttttttttatggcaaagtcaaacactaaaagaaaaagtctgGTTGTGTATATAGGTGTGTCAATAGCTGCTCTGTCGAACCTTGGAGACACGAAGAGGAGTCCCAGATTctcaaatttcttgttttttttatgtttgttttgtttttaacgtGTGGCGAGGTTCGGTTCTCTTCAGGTGGACGGCTTCAGTAATCGGACATTTCCCCGCAAAGATATCCCGACGAACACACGCAGGGTGCGGATGCTCATTTTCATCCCGCATGCATCATTTCCTGCCTCATCACTTGGAGTTCTGCCCCCTTTCAGTTTTTAACgctgttttattcagaaatattgctcctattttatgttctttttgttattgttattattattatttccttttcttttattgaacCACTGGTATTTGAAATTTGCACAACAAGACGAAATGTGTTTCATAAGCAAATGTGATGTCATGATAGTGTGTGCCTGTAGATGCAAAGTATGAACATGGAAGTGTGTGGTGTGCCGGTCTGGTTATCAGGATGAGGTCGCTTTGAAGGAGCagcaacaaataaatacaacccaataaattaataatttacacAGAAATAACTTTTGTTAGTTGATCTCGCGAAAGGCGACTCGTATCACCGACAACGAAATACGCCCCTCCTTTTTGATATCGACCAGCCTACACCGTCACGCCCAAGCACTCTTTTCCGATCTGTTCTCGTCAGTAGCATCGAGGtttctgatgaaaaaaaactacccacagctGAAGTCCACTCTATTTTTTTCCCGGCGTACCTCATGGCTTCCGATAAACACACGTAAATTGACGTCGCTTCAGATGTGTATTCACCCATAGGCATGGGCTGGTCACAAGTACGATTGCTATTGTACTTGTTACCATAGGCATGTTATTTTTTCACGCTGACCGTCAGCTGGCTGAAGAAAGacgtttttaaaacttttccttgcttaaaaaaaaatactagtcTGTTAAAGATATTTCTGGTTACGAGAAACTGTTATCGACGTTCTATGGAAACTAAAGGAGCGCCATGTTTTCAACTCCATCCctagacatttcaaaaatgttgtaaaatgtttagCTTTGTGAAATTCTAATCCTCATCTCTAGAGAGGCACGCATGACGAGACATAAAAACCCCTTCGTTTAGCCGATAAACCACTTCCTGCCTCGACAAAGCAGCTGGAAGtcctctgctgccccctgctggtgtgTTTCTGAGGCTCACTGTTTCTCATAGCCGATGAAACTTGCTGTTTCAACCTTTGAGAGGAGAAATTCTGGGCAGACGTCATCTGTGCTGGCAACTACATACGGATATGGTTAGAAATAACAACTACAGAGTGAAGATTGTCTTTTTCTAGTAGcagacaaaatatatttgaaaaagcTAGAAGTTAAGCAAGTAGATGATTTTAAAATcctataaaaaagtaaaagcccccaaaatgagagaaaataatCTGTATTTGCCTTGACATATGGGGTTTGTTTATTAAAGGAAACTTTCCCCAAGTTCCATTTAATCACAATATTTGGAGAGCTTCTTATTTTCACAGTtatcttttattctgaaaatgcaTAAACTGGAGACACTCATTGAAGAGATGGAAGCCAAACCTATTCTAAATCTAAGTTTAAGCCTCAGTTTAATTTACAAAGTTCCTTTTACACTTAAAaccatacataaaaaaaacaaacaataaaaaaaatgattcagTAACATTGGGATTTCTTTTATGTCAGACGagatatgtatatatatttttttaatatatcacTTAAGCATGTTGTGGCCATATTTAGATAGTCTACCTCGTGATTTATCTTAGatttcagaagaaataaaaagtccaATCTCAGCTGGTTTGTGTTGAACAAATCATGTCTAAATCTCTTTAAATTCTCAAATAGCTCACAGCACCTACATATTGTctcataattattattattttttgtctgaatttatTTCGGTGCacctgatttttaatttttttttttctttttagaaacgCTTGTGGATTTTCTTGACCAAACTGTTTCGGTTGCTTCATGtcgtttctttttccttttcttgacTTTTAACCGTACCAGGCATGGGAAAATGTCCATCAAGAGTTCATGTTCGATCGCATTATGCCGTTTCCCCAACTTCCTCCCTCTCATATGGGATCCTAAAAATGCTGAAACCAGACGAAGTCTTCAAACAGCCTCTGCTCAGCCCGAGTCAAGTATCCTGTAGAATTAATctgttttaagatgttttggGTACCAGATGTGTGAATTTTCTGGATGCAAGAAGATCTAAGTGGCATAAACATCACCGCGTTGGGATTTCGTTAGTTGGAAGCGTCACCTGCCTGCTGCTCATTAGCTGATCAGTGTTAAGTATTTCAAGTTTTTCCCCCAAACTCCGTTTGATCCTCGTCTCCTTCCCGatgttgagcaaaaaaaaaaaaaaaaaaaaaccacagcagGTGACGTCTCCTCTGTCGCCGTCgcatcacttttgtttttgttttgttttcataatgcaatgcaaaacGTTATAAAGTGTAAatagtgtaaaataaaaatgggtttGTTTTACATACTGTATAATTGCCTATATTTTGTTTCAGAAGTGTAACAGATTTATGAGATGACAGGttaacacattaaaaagaaGGAACTGAAGCCTCCAGCTGTCTTGTGATTTGTTCATTTGCGCTGCCTTAAAAtactgcaaaagtatttgtgtgttttaaaactttgaacGCAACGATGTGTGATCAGGGATAAAGTTGCCCACACTTTTGAgatgatttattgtttgtttcactTCACACTCGTGCACTACTTAGCACTGGTATACCACATTAAATCCTTCTAAACTACATTAACGTTTATGGTTATAACAATACAAAGTAGGCAAAAGTTCAACgattatgaaaacatttgtgtgGTACTGTGAATTTGAACAGTTTCAGGTTGCAACGTGCTAATAGATGTTGGCGTCTTTTAGTGTTACAATAATTCAACGATCTGCTGATCGCCAGAAAAATAGCCAGTGAGAACTTTTATTGAGTATATTTCTCTCTCAAGATAAATTTAGTgcaggaaaaacacaagaacatttaaataagcACAGTAAGCCCTTACAAACATAAACATTGTAGCTGTTAATATTTCCTGAGTATATTGTAGCAATTCTGGATATATCGTAACTAAGATGAGCAGAGGAGTCATGTCTGGAATTTATAgtttgagtaaaaacaaaacccaaaaaaaccTACTGATTAAAAGGCTGAAACTGGCATGAATGGGTTAgttggacaaaaagaaaagcaacaaaagaaaattgtaattGACTACAATCATGGGATGAAAGCGCGagctgactgaaaacaaaattacaactCATCATTTTGACTCTTTTAAATCAATCTTCAATGTTGCAAAGAActgaaaacagctgaatttaacatattttgtagtttaaataaaaaaaaatatcattggTATTTGAACTAGTGCTTTCCTTCAGTTTGAAGGTTTGGGGGTAAGACAGacgaaaacaaaacacaggttTCAATTTGCGGAAGGTCGTGTAGCTCATACAATGTTTATACAAAGCAGGGAAATACCCACTAAGCACAAGTTATACAGCTGTGCCACGGTTTATCTCCAGGTGAACCAGTTTGGGAGTTTTCATCGACGTTTCATGTTCACCGTTTTGATTCTCTGGTGTCTTTTCTCCTCCCTTCTCCTTCTTCTCATCAGCAGCCCTGtttggaagacaaaaaaaaaaaaagcttaagaaAATACCTTCTATCAGGTGCTCAAGGTggcacaatatttatttatactttcaCCGACATTATTCGTCCTGTCTTGACATCTTTTCTAATATTTGTTTTGCCCTTTTAAAACTCACACAGTGCAGAGTGCATCAGCGGTAAATAACCGTGCCTACTTCTTTTTGAAGAGTTTCTTGAACGAGCTCCTGAAGCCTCCCTTGTCCTTGCGACTCCTCTCGCTGAAGGGGGTGTGATTATTTTCCTCTGTTGTGCTCCTCCACTTTGACTCGTCAGCCCATGACTGGATGCCCGAGTCCTGCTCAGGTTAAAAACCaggatttatttagtttattcacTCATAAAAAGACACAGGAAGATAAAAACTGAttctatttttccccttttaacCAGCATTGATATCAAAATGTCAATTTGTCTTTAGCATACAGTAGCAGTTGTTACCTGGGTAGCTTCTTCTGTTGCCCTACAACAAACCAAATGCCTCCTGCCTAATGAAGCCCCTtcaaaaaaaggcttttaataCCATTATGATCCTATACTTAGGTTTTTTACACATGGTAAAGTGAAAAATACCAGTAATGTTATTGGGTTCTAAAGCCTATATGATGtatgtggaaaagttcagtTCAGGTTTAAACAATTGAAGTATTGTGTGCTTCATGCTTGTCTCAATTGGAGGTGGTCTTAATCCCAAGAAAACCTCAAAAAGTgaccttttctattttttgcaCAATTGTAACTAAGTTTTCACAAATCTTAAATTGTTGTTTAAAAGAATCTTGTGTTCAGTGCAGAAATATTCACCGACCATTAAAGAGACATAAGCTTTTTAACCATTACAGTCCGCAGTCCTTAGAAGACACCAAAATGGCACGGAACATTGGCACCATCTGCCACTAGCggtacagaaatgttttctttgttttttcacaacACTAGGTGGAGCCAATTCTTATTGACCTAATATACAAATAAGCAACAGAACATTCATTTTGGGTGCAAATGACAGATTACATTGCTGGCAGCGTTTGCTTTCCACAAGTTTTTTATAAGGGTGTTTTGGGGAATTTTGACTATCCCAGACGCACTGATGTTGGTTGAGAAGTcccttcctctctgtctctgctctaATTGGTCTTAAAGACGATGTTGGACTGAGAGGTTAGGACTCTGGATTTGAGACATGGATTTGAACCTCTTTATGGACTTCACCTTCTGTTCTGGTTGAAATAAGAAGGGGTAATCCACAAATTGTCCGAAAGCTCTTTGTGAGTTTAAGCATTAAGAAGTCTTTTCACTGGAACTAAAGCATCTGAGTTCATGACCTGGAATCCCATTCCATGAAGCCATCTACTGTTCTTGAGCAAACCTGAAGGTCACATGAAGTTTGCTCATTAGCACTACAGCTAATGACTGTGGAAAGTAAGGGTGACTTCTGCTTGTGATGCCTACAACATCCGGTAACCCTGGTCTGTGACATTATGGTCTACCGCTTTGTGGCTGACTTACTGTCATTCAATTCTGTGATTTCCTGAGAGCAACCACTTCTTTTACAATTGTTTGTAAAACTGGATGCTAGTTGCATATACACCTGAGGCCACTCTGATTTGGAGGGGTGAATGGTATTGGCAAtattgcccccccccccccccccccccccccccccccccttccttTCTCTTGCCTGCCCAGGGTTTTGCCACCCTAGATATAAAGTAATTTCATTCATATCAAAAATCACACCTGACTGCCCTTGAATTTGCTCACTTATATTTCTTGTGATACCCACAATGTTGAGCAGTCCGTGAAGATCTGGACTCTGTTTGTCCGTGTTCCCCAGGGGACTGTGGACTTTATGCGACGGGGTGGAACATTTACTGCCCTTACTGCCCTGACGCTCCAGCTTGGCGTGGCTGCCCAGTCCCACTCTCTGGAGGTGGTCTGAAAGTGGTCCCACATCCAGACCACTCACTGTGTTCTCCATCTGCAGGCCATTCAGTGACTTTACAGCAAAGAAGAAGCAAacgtttatttatgtttatttatgtcaATGTTGACCGAAAAATCTATCTACTTAGGTGTGCTCACCTTACTCTTACGCTGGCTGGCTTGAAGTGGTCGATGGAGATTGCGTCTTGTCACGGCTTCATCTGGTGACACACAACTCCGGTTTGGCAGTTTGCTGTAACCATTACCTGGGCTTCCTCCATTGCCAAAGACATCTCGGTTTGTCGGCACATTGATTGCCACCGCATGATGAGATCCCTGGGGGACTTTGGGGCACTTCACAAAGGCGATGTCGATGGAGGAGTCCGAGGACGCCGATGAACAGTGATCGAACAGAGATGTGTCGTGAAGGGAGACCCCATCTTCGTCATAGAGACTCTCCATCCCTGGAGGGTCGGGAGGAAGGAGGAACTCCCCGAGGGCATCGGCCAGAGCCGAGCCGGGCTGAACCTGACGAAATTCAGCCGGTCTGGTGGGCACCTGATTGTGCTGACATGATCTCTCAGACATCTCAGTTTCTGGGATACTGCCAAGACCTAGAGGCCAAATATTGGTCAATCAGCTTACTAAACTGCAAAGGCATTCTGGAGAGTTACTCTactgcagtgtttctcaattttAGTCCTCAGGAACCGCTGCCCAGCAAGTTTCAGCTGCATCCCTACCGCCACACGCATTACTTGAACAAGTGGGTGAGCAACAAACTTCTGCAGAAGAgatcatgcaatcatttgaatcagatgTTCTACattagagacacatctaaaatatgTAGGGCAGTAGTCCCCCGAGGACCTGAATCGAGAAACACTTCACCCAAGTCTCCAAATGACACAAATTCATGGCTGTCCTATATTTTCTCTATTCCTGGATAATGGGTTTTACTGTGGATCAGTGGATTCtcaaggtttttgaaatggcttggCAAGCCTTTCTGAGGGTAAAGATTTATATCGCATCTGTTATTGAATTTCTCCATTATGGGCAAtgtgtttggtttattttaagctaatttcttaaattaaattaaacaagtttAATCACTGGTGGTGTCACTGACTTTTGCCACTATGTTGGCCGTTAGTCAAACTTGATAGTGCTCAGATACGCTTTTGGTAGATAGTCAGCATGAACGTGGACGGGAAAGCTATGTGAGACATGGAAAACATATTTGACCGGACATCAACTTCTCTCAATTTATTTCATCTTGCTTAACAGAAGGCAGACTAAGTGGACCTGACACAACAGCCAGCAGCTCTTTCGACCACATACCCGTTTGTTTTGGATTCCGTGAGTCCAGATTGTGACTGAAGAACGGCACCTGGGACGGCCACTCTGTGTTATAGCAGCGACTCTGTGGATCTTGACTGTGATCCCAATCCTGGAAGCGGTGGGACTGGATCTGCTCCAGGAGACACTGCTTCCGGCGCTTCACCATGTTAGCATGTTCCCTGTTGAAGAGAAAAGGTCATTAAATTTTGCTCGAAGGATTTCCCAGAGATCTGAAATGGGCAGCATGCTTGTAATCTGTTATCATCATataagaatgaaaaacaaagcagttgAAAACACTCACAGTATTGCATTACTGCCAGGATAAGGTGAACCAATGTTGTTAGTTTGAATCCCTCCCTCCACTGTCTTTAACAGCTGCTTCATGTTGGACCTGCTGGTGGACCAGAGCAGATTggacaaacaatttaaaagggAATAAATTCAATGTATTCACCTGGCAGTGCCGGTGTTCTTGTATAAATTGTGCGAGTCCATACATGggtggatgatggatggatttgaGATTTAAGATTCGAGATTACTGTATTGATCCCTacagggaaattattttgtgcaagcaacacaaaaataagcaagtaaaaatataaataaaagtatgttGCACGGCTGGAAAGCGCCAGCCATGCAACATACCACAAACGGTACAACACAATCAGgggtttctgtttttactctatCTTGACGAGtcttgaaaatacttttttattattattattattattgttgggttttttttcacaaatagaaTAAAAGGCAACACAAATGCAGAACTGTATTTAAGatcatttgtgttttatgtccAAAAACCATTTCAGATTTAAACAAATcaagtattttacattttaaaatgtgatttgtttagATAAAATGCAGTTCAGATTcctaataataacaacaataatattgaTGATGATTTTGCACTGTAAATTAAATACCAGCATCAGCTTAATGTTTCAGCTGTGGTGTACTGTCgtacgtttttttgttttttttttgtaaaaagaaacttGTCTGGAGTTCAGCTGACTGATTACCCCACCACATGTGGCTGTGGCGCCCTGGGTGGGGAGCCATATCCTTTATCTTCCACTGGCTGTGTCGATGCTTTGTGTCGGGCGTTTGCTCTGACCTCTGCACCTCCTTGCGGTTGAGCAGCAGAAGCTCCTGGTTGTGctggaggaggtggtggtgCTGCGCAGTGAAGGACCTGAACTGCTGGATGCAGACCAGCAGCAGGTAGTAATCTGGGTGATCTGCATCAGTCTGTCTGAGCAGGCCCTacaaatacatatatatacataaatatatacatgaacattttaatcatTCAAACATGCAAAGGGAAAATTCAGTCTGAACCAAatgatgaaaacacacatttaaaagatttagtttagtttatttctgttatgttGCAGTGGATATAATAGTTAGGCAATAGGTCAAGTGAAAGATGCATATTAATTATGTGcgttaagaaaataaactgtgTACATGTGtaaaaatgccttaaaatgACCCCCCCCCATCCTCCCCCCATTCTTTCATTAATACCCCTTTTGCCAAAAAATACTggctttattttgatt
The Xiphophorus hellerii strain 12219 chromosome 22, Xiphophorus_hellerii-4.1, whole genome shotgun sequence genome window above contains:
- the arhgef33 gene encoding rho guanine nucleotide exchange factor 33 isoform X4, which gives rise to MENDGTEAEEKVEDLPEDTTEGVEERPQEISEVQGLLVELREGLRAAVAELADLRQRDHVLEEKLQAHQTEVDNKIMGLKNSLNTFKEELNVALFHIRDMSNRQREAQRRMELLQIESNKDIIPLPHRSSSRKSSRSDVLALSGDEHICTPSQSELSVYQSFSPTLPQGESPQRSNTSTQSESVCLGKSSSMLAATCDQEAQQQQKSPSWGDKTNNRDQMEISNNQTENNKRQRAALELLESERVYVSHLSLLLKANISFNGAEAPTTKDKRPFPSSLRFLIQQHLELLHTLQERVLRCQWQGIMGDVFMRLTSKESDFLDFYVSYLKDLPDCLSVVTMLASSSMKSAAFVDRDVLGDESRPSLYTLLLQPVQRIPEYLLLLQGLLRQTDADHPDYYLLLVCIQQFRSFTAQHHHLLQHNQELLLLNRKEVQSLLWSTSRSNMKQLLKTVEGGIQTNNIGSPYPGSNAILEHANMVKRRKQCLLEQIQSHRFQDWDHSQDPQSRCYNTEWPSQVPFFSHNLDSRNPKQTGLGSIPETEMSERSCQHNQVPTRPAEFRQVQPGSALADALGEFLLPPDPPGMESLYDEDGVSLHDTSLFDHCSSASSDSSIDIAFVKCPKVPQGSHHAVAINVPTNRDVFGNGGSPGNGYSKLPNRSCVSPDEAVTRRNLHRPLQASQRKSKSLNGLQMENTVSGLDVGPLSDHLQRVGLGSHAKLERQGSKGSKCSTPSHKVHSPLGNTDKQSPDLHGLLNIDSGIQSWADESKWRSTTEENNHTPFSERSRKDKGGFRSSFKKLFKKKAADEKKEKGGEKTPENQNGEHETSMKTPKLVHLEINRGTAV
- the arhgef33 gene encoding rho guanine nucleotide exchange factor 33 isoform X6, encoding MENDGTEAEEKVEDLPEDTTEGVEERPQEISEVQGLLVELREGLRAAVAELADLRQRDHVLEEKLQAHQTEVDNKIMGLKNSLNTFKEELNVALFHIRDMSNRQREAQRRMELLQIESNKDIIPLPHRSSSRKSSRSDVLALSGDEHICTPSQSELSVYQSFSPTLPQGESPQRSNTSTQSESVCLGKSSSMLAATCDQEAQQQQKSPSWGDKTNNRDQMEISNNQTENNKRQRAALELLESERVYVSHLSLLLKANISFNGAEAPTTKDKRPFPSSLRFLIQQHLELLHTLQERVLRCQWQGIMGDVFMRLTSKESDFLDFYVSYLKDLPDCLSVVTMLASSSMKSAAFVDRDVLGDESRPSLYTLLLQPVQRIPEYLLLLQGLLRQTDADHPDYYLLLVCIQQFRSFTAQHHHLLQHNQELLLLNRKEVQSRSNMKQLLKTVEGGIQTNNIGSPYPGSNAILEHANMVKRRKQCLLEQIQSHRFQDWDHSQDPQSRCYNTEWPSQVPFFSHNLDSRNPKQTGLGSIPETEMSERSCQHNQVPTRPAEFRQVQPGSALADALGEFLLPPDPPGMESLYDEDGVSLHDTSLFDHCSSASSDSSIDIAFVKCPKVPQGSHHAVAINVPTNRDVFGNGGSPGNGYSKLPNRSCVSPDEAVTRRNLHRPLQASQRKSKSLNGLQMENTVSGLDVGPLSDHLQRVGLGSHAKLERQGSKGSKCSTPSHKVHSPLGNTDKQSPDLHGLLNIDSGIQSWADESKWRSTTEENNHTPFSERSRKDKGGFRSSFKKLFKKKAADEKKEKGGEKTPENQNGEHETSMKTPKLVHLEINRGTAV
- the arhgef33 gene encoding rho guanine nucleotide exchange factor 33 isoform X3; amino-acid sequence: MMEQKPRRRLRICPKVETYINTSVATSHNPDTTEGVEERPQEISEVQGLLVELREGLRAAVAELADLRQRDHVLEEKLQAHQTEVDNKIMGLKNSLNTFKEELNVALFHIRDMSNRQREAQRRMELLQIESNKDIIPLPHRSSSRKSSRSDVLALSGDEHICTPSQSELSVYQSFSPTLPQGESPQRSNTSTQSESVCLGKSSSMLAATCDQEAQQQQKSPSWGDKTNNRDQMEISNNQTENNKRQRAALELLESERVYVSHLSLLLKANISFNGAEAPTTKDKRPFPSSLRFLIQQHLELLHTLQERVLRCQWQGIMGDVFMRLTSKESDFLDFYVSYLKDLPDCLSVVTMLASSSMKSAAFVDRDVLGDESRPSLYTLLLQPVQRIPEYLLLLQGLLRQTDADHPDYYLLLVCIQQFRSFTAQHHHLLQHNQELLLLNRKEVQRSNMKQLLKTVEGGIQTNNIGSPYPGSNAILEHANMVKRRKQCLLEQIQSHRFQDWDHSQDPQSRCYNTEWPSQVPFFSHNLDSRNPKQTGLGSIPETEMSERSCQHNQVPTRPAEFRQVQPGSALADALGEFLLPPDPPGMESLYDEDGVSLHDTSLFDHCSSASSDSSIDIAFVKCPKVPQGSHHAVAINVPTNRDVFGNGGSPGNGYSKLPNRSCVSPDEAVTRRNLHRPLQASQRKSKSLNGLQMENTVSGLDVGPLSDHLQRVGLGSHAKLERQGSKGSKCSTPSHKVHSPLGNTDKQSPDLHGLLNIDSGIQSWADESKWRSTTEENNHTPFSERSRKDKGGFRSSFKKLFKKKAADEKKEKGGEKTPENQNGEHETSMKTPKLVHLEINRGTAV